A part of Rhopalosiphum maidis isolate BTI-1 chromosome 3, ASM367621v3, whole genome shotgun sequence genomic DNA contains:
- the LOC113559886 gene encoding uncharacterized protein LOC113559886, translating to MAGSIADNATLYNEKKKAFTYVPPTPPAELIESTSYTLDFTARKFIIVGIDPTEQLQTVVLLLTSSRYVKISTNFIRWIFSLMGNVLFFILDTPQNYKRTIFLETDSYKISSMVYSGSNVLVIESKTEDGCRVLLNRIDLIKLQELEWCITVSIKEKEANIKPKIIKQINNYCEYLREKCLQSDSPPNNLREMEIFIRNVEVRQSMDTPNLSQIKMFATTQLAELCVAHRNARNSEVPYDKNFKRLSSLSPNFSTIMDETAKLYEDIDACDEINPLEDDNLVKYEYSPISPNYSPDNNISIKQEVATTSILVKVIYIISVFK from the exons atggcTGGTTCAATCGCTGACAACGCTACCTTATACAATGAGAAGAAGAAGGCTTTCACTTATGTACCACCAACACCTCCGGCTGAACTCATCGAGTCTACATCTTACACGTTAGACTTTACAGctagaaaatttataattgtcggTATCGATCCAACAGAACAACTTCAAACAGTTGTTCTTTTATTAACATCGTCACGTTATGTGAAAATtagtacaaattttataagatgGATATTCTCGCTTATGGGTAacgtactattttttatattagacaCGCCACAAAATTATAAGCGAACCATATTTCTCGAAACcgattcttataaaatatcgagTATGGTGTATAGCGGTTCAAACGTTCTAGTAATTGAATCTAAGACTGAAGACGGATGTAGAGTTTTATTAAACcgtatagatttaataaaactccAAGAATTAGAATGGTGTATTACTGTTAGTATTAAAGAAAAAGAAGCGAACATAaaacctaaaattattaaacaaattaataattattgcgaGTATTTGAGGGAAAAATGCTTGCAATCGGATTCACCACCCAACAATTTGAGGGAAATGGAAATTTTCATTCGGAACGTTGAAGTCAGGCAGAGTATGGACACACCTAACCTCagtcaaattaaaatgtttgcgACTACACAATTGGCGGAACTTTGTGTAGCTCATCGGAACGCACGAAACTCAGAAgtg ccATATGACAAGAATTTCAAAAGGTTGTCATCTTTGTCACCTAACTTTTCAACAATAATGGATGAAACGGCTAAATTGTATGAAGACATTGATGCATGTGATGAAATCAATCCGTTGGAGGATGATAATTTAGTTAag TATGAGTATTCACCGATATCACCAAACTATTCTCCAGACaacaatatatcaattaaacaGGAAGTTGCCACTACATCTATTCTAGTtaaggtaatttatataatatctgtcttcaaataa